One window from the genome of Calliopsis andreniformis isolate RMS-2024a chromosome 12, iyCalAndr_principal, whole genome shotgun sequence encodes:
- the LOC143185989 gene encoding uncharacterized protein LOC143185989: CPRNTYLHPADPVLGAVTRYTTVTTVHENKTENKPPEEGNTSEQNTTSEQTNSLEQEVTPEQSDPLLEYEWMLRPCEVYKEEYDDCKSIRARFHQYFIFGKTIDCMQWKTDYHNCYLWDKYKSKKALEALINSEKKRRLERLQAHCRNNVWEKRDAPPENWNAPLPKWLEDKYEHSYLKYMRDEMKSTETGNSDKTKSSCTIM, translated from the exons TGTCCACGTAACACGTATCTGCACCCAGCGGATCCCGTACTGGGTGCAGTTACGCGTTACACTACTGTAACTACTGTACAT GAGAATAAAACTGAAAATAAACCACCTGAAGAAGGGAATACTTCTGAACAAAATACCACTTCAGAACAAACAAATAGTTTAGAACAAGAGGtcactcctgaacaatcagatccgCTTCTTGAATATGAATGGATG CTGAGGCCATGTGAGGTTTATAAAGAAGAGTACGATGATTGTAAATCTATACGAGCTCGATTTcatcaatattttatttttggaaAAACAATTGATTgcatgcaatggaaaactgaTTATCATAATTGTTATCTCTGGGATAAATATAAGTCCAAAAAGGCACTT GAGGCCTTAATAAATAGCGAAAAGAAACGAAGGTTGGAAAGATTACAAGCTCATTGCAGAAATAATGTTTGGGAGAAAAGAGATGCACCTCCAGAAAACTGGAATGCCCCATTACCTAAATGGCTAGAAGATAAATATGAACATTCATATTTAAAGTATATGAGGGATGAAATGAAATCTACCGAAACAGGAAATAGTGACAAAACAAAAAGTTCTTGTACTATAATgtaa